The following is a genomic window from Spirosoma foliorum.
AATTAGTACCAAAGGAACCCAGATCAATACGTTCGCTATCGATAGCAGCCGAACCCCCATTGCTACACCCATTACCAACTCGATTAAACTGCTCTATGTCGAATTACCTCTACTCGCCCTGTTTCGCTTTGAAGTCAGTTCATCCTTACGCCTTTATGGGGGGTTAGGGCCCTACCTAGGTGTGGGTTTAGGTGGCCGCATTAGCTCCACATTTGTACCAGTAGGCGATCGGGAAGTCGTATTCGGATCGGGGAGTGTGGGCAGTAATAGCTTTAGGCGATTTGATTATGGAATAAGTGGAGCAGCGGGTCTAGAATGGCATCGGTTGATGGTGGGGGTTACCTATGGCTATGGGCTAGCGGATTTGGGCAGCGCCCTGGCCAAATCGTATCATCGTCCGATAGGAGTAAGTGTGGGTTTTTGGTTGAGTCGAAGATCTTCCTAGGAGCAGAACGTTTATTGACAGTCCCTGTCTGCTGAGTTTAAGATGGTTTTATAGGTCCTCACTTATAAAATGGACTATAGGCTACCGATTTACTATACCTAGAAATCTACGGTTTGAGCCCAATAGGCG
Proteins encoded in this region:
- a CDS encoding porin family protein → MKLKLCLLAISGLLSSQALLAQVQLGVKAGVNFATLKFDNPTLNATQQARSDFQGGFLIDVPITPSFSLQPALLISTKGTQINTFAIDSSRTPIATPITNSIKLLYVELPLLALFRFEVSSSLRLYGGLGPYLGVGLGGRISSTFVPVGDREVVFGSGSVGSNSFRRFDYGISGAAGLEWHRLMVGVTYGYGLADLGSALAKSYHRPIGVSVGFWLSRRSS